In the genome of Bosea sp. BIWAKO-01, the window ACCTGACCAGCGAAGTGGTAACCCTCAAGGACGTGCTCTCCAACAAGCAGGCACGTGGCGCCTATGGCCAGGGCCGGATGGAGGCGATCATCCGCGACGGGCTGCCGGCCGCCTTCTTCTCCTTCCAGCCGACGCTCTCGAACCGCAACCGGCCGGACTGCCTCGTCACCCTGCCGGGAGACGGGCGTGGCCTCGTCATCGACGCCAAGTTCCCGCTGGAGAGCTTCACCATGCTGCGCGAGGCGCGTGGCGACGAGGCGAAGAAGGCAGCAGGCGTGCGCGTGCGCAGCGATGTCGGCCAGCACGTCAAGGATATCGCCGAGCGCTATTTCGTGCCCGGCGAAACGCAGGACATGGCCCTGCTCTTCGTGCCGTCCGAATCGATCTATGCCGACCTGCACGAGCATTTCGACGACGTGATCCAGAAGGCCCATCGCGCCCGCATCACGGTCGTGTCGCCATCCCTGCTCGCCCTGGCGATCCAGCTGATGCAGTCGCTCATTCGCGATGCCCGCATGCGCGAGGAGGCTCGCGTCATCCAGACCGAGGTCGGCAGGCTGCTGACCGATGTCCGCCGGCTCGGCGAACGGGCCGAAAAGCTCGACCAGCATTTCCGCCAGGCGCAGGAGGATGTCGCCGGCATCCGCACCTCGGCCGGCAAGATCACCAGCCGCGGAGACAAGATCGGCGCGCTCGAATTCGATGAACCGGCGAAGAGCGAGCCGACGCTGCCCTTCGCCAAGGGGCTGGAGCTGAAGGCTGCCGAGTGATCAGCCGCGGTTGAGCACGGCCGAAAGCTCCGGCTTGACGTTCAGCGTCTGGAAGACGACGCAGTAGCGCTCGGTCAGCTTGAGCAGAGTGTCGAGCTTGTCCTGTGGGGCGTCGCTCTCGACGTCGAAGGACAGGCGGATCGCCTTGAAGCCGACGGGCGCATCCTTGACGACGCCGAGCGTGCCTCGGAAATCGAGATCGCCCTCGGCCCTGACAGTTCCCTTCTTCAGTTCGATTTCAAGGGCGGTCGCGACCGCCTTCAGCGTCACGCCGGCGCAGGCGACCAGCGCCTCGAGCAGCATGTCGCCGGAGCAGAGCTCGGCACCGGTTCCGCCGGTCGCCGGGTGCAGCCCGGCCAGGGCGATCGCGCGGCCGGTCTCGACCTTGCAGGCGATATGCTGGTCGTCGAGTTCTCCACGGGCCTTCAGCGTGATTACCGCAGCGTCAGGCGCCTCGCGGTATTTGTCCTTGAGCGGAGCCTGGAGGGCGCGAAGCGCGGTGACGTCCATGGTTCTCAACCTTCTTCAGACGAGCGGCGATGTGCTGCCGTGATAAGCTTGTCGCCGACGCGGGGCCAGTCCCAACCCGGCATCGGCGTCTCGCGCCTCACCACCACATGCCTGCGGTCTCGGCGGCCTTGTGCTGATGCGGCTCTCCGTCCGTGAGGGAACGATCGAGAGTGCGCAGGACCTCGCGCTTGCTCGCCTCGAAGGCTGGAGAGAGCCTGTCGCGCGGACGGGCGAGAGGATTGTCGAATTCATCGAAGATGCGGCCAGGGTTCGGCTGCATGACGATGATGCGATCGGCCAATGTCACCGCCTCCTCGACATCGTGAGTGACCATGACGACAGTCGGCCGACTTTCCTCCCAGAGCGCCAGCAGATGGCCGTGCAGGCTTGCCCGCGTCGTAGCGTCGAGCGCCGAGAAGGGCTCGTCCATCAGAAGCAGCTTTGGCCGTGTCACCAGGGCGCGCGCAATGGCGACGCGCTGCTGCTGCCCGCCCGACAGTTCGCGCGGCCAGCGCTTCTCGTAGCCGGCGAGCCCAACACGCACGAGCGCATTCGCGACCAGTCCCTCGCGTGCGAAGGGCGTCAGATGCGACAGGCCGAAGGAGACATTCTCGGAGACACTGAGCCAGGGGAAGAGGCGTGGCTCCTGAAAGATCACGCCAACATCGGCGCGTGGCGCCAGGATCGCCTCGCCGTCGAGGCTGACGCGGCCGGCGCTTGGTTGGTCCAGCCCGGCGACGAGCCGCAGCAAGGTGGTCTTGCCGCAGCCGGAGCCGCCGACAAGCGCGAGGATCTCGCCGGCGGCCACGGTGGCGGTGACGGCAGACAGTGCCTGTGTGCCGTCGGCATAGGTTTTGGAGAGGCTGTCGAAGCTCAGCATCAAGGATGCCTTTCAGAGCTTGTCGCGACCCAGATCCTGCCAGGCGAGGAAGGGCCGCGTGATGGCGAGAAGCAGGCCATCCGCCAGTTTGCCGAGCACGGCGAAGGCGATGATGGCCGCGATGATGGTGTCGGGACGGCCAAGCTGCTGGCCGTCCACGAGCAGATAACCAAGGCCCTCGCTCGCTCCCATGATCTCGGCCGCAACCACGAACATGAAACCAAGGCCGAGGCCCGAGCGCAGAGCGGTGAACCAGGCGGGCAGAATCGCCGGCAGCAGCACCCGCCGCACCATGGCGAAGCGGCCGAGCCGGAAGACGCGCCCAACCTCGATGATCTTGCGGTCGGTCGAGAGGATCGCCGCCGCCACGCCGAGATAGACGGGAAAGAACACGCCGACGGCGATCAGCGCGACCTTCGATGCTTCGAAAATGCCAAACCAGAGGATGAAGAGCGGCACCCAGGCAATTGAGGGGATCGCTCGCAGAGCCTGCAAGGTCGGATCGAGCACGCTGCGCGCCAGAGGCAGGGCGCCCGTCAGCGCGCCGAGCAGCGTGCCGACAGCCGCTCCCAGCCCGAAGCCGGCGGCAACACGCCAGAGCGTGGCCGATGCATGGGTCAGGAGCTCGCCCGAGACGGCGAGTTGCCAGAGTGTCTTGCCGACCACGCTCGGTGGCGGCATCAGACGGCCGTTGGCCAAGCCGGCACCAACCAGGAACTCCCAGAGAGCAGCCAGAAGAAGCGGCAGCAGCAGGCCAGCCAAACCGAGGCTGCGGGGTTTCCGGAGGACATCCGGTTGCACCCTACCCTCGGCAGCCGTATCGAGTCCCAGCGTGCTCATCGTTCCGGCTTGCGTCTGCTCGTCCGGACTCAGTTGCTGGCGGCAGCGAAGCGACGATCGAGCAGGTTGTCGACGACCGCCTTGATGTCGGTCGTCGCCGGCAGGACGCCTGCTTCCTTGAGTGCGAGGCCAGCAGCAAGGATGGTGTCGGCCTGGGCCTGCCCGATCGCGGAATGGGTCAGTTCGGTGCGGGTAAGCTGGCGCTCGATGACCGCGTCGGAGAGCTTGGTATAGTCGACGAGCACCTTCTTCAGCTCAGCCCGGTTGGCCAGCGCATAGGCGCGGGCCTCCTCGTAGGCGGCCAGCACCTTACGGACCAGTGCCGGATGCTCATTGGCGAAGGCCTCGCGGACATTCAGGATGCCCCAGGTGTTGTCCTCGGCCTTCCGGTGGAACAGCTTTGCACCGCTCTCGATCTCGGCGGCAGCCATCAGGGGGTCGAGCCCGGCCCAGGCATCGACATCGCCGCGCTCAAGCGCGAGGCGACCATCGGCATGCTGAAGCAGCACGAGCTTGACGTCCTTCTCGGTCAGCTTGGCCTCGGCGAGTGCCCGCACCAGGAAGATATGCGGATCGGTGCCGCGGGTGACGGCGACGCGCTTGCCCTTGAGATCGGCAACCCTCGTGATCTCGCTCTTGGCCCCTGTGACCAGCGCGGTCCATTCAGGCCGCGAATAGACATAGATCGACTTGATGGGGTTGCCATTGATCTTGCCGATCAAGGCGGCCGCGCCGGCCGTCGAACCGAAATCGATCGAGCCGGCGTTGAGGAATTCGAGCGCCTTGTTCGATCCGGCGGATTGCACCCAGCGCACCGTGATGCCCTCGGGAGCGAGTGCCTTCTCCAGCGTGCCACGCTCCTTCAGCACCAGGCTGACGGGGTTGTAGGTGGCGTAATCGATACGGATTTCTTTCGGCGCCTGGGCATTGGCGCTGAGTGCGCCCAGGCCTGCACCGGCCGCGGCAAGCCCGGCGAGCACAAGACGGCGGCTGACTGCCTTGATGACGTTCATTGTCGATCCCCATTTCGGTGACGCGAAGGGATCGGGAGAGGTCGAGCCTGTCCTACCCCACGCTTTAGCTGCACTTGTTTCGCGCCCGCAAGCTGGTGGCTCAAATCGGCGCGTGTCCTCTTTCTAGGTCCGATCGTTCTGTTTGTCAAACAAACTCGGGCGGTCTGTTAAATGATATATTGCACATTTTATTACGTGTAATTTCTGGTTTCTGGGAATCCCGTCACCATGTTACGAGCGGCTTGGTTGGAAGCCGTCCTGCGCGATATCCGAAGGTCATGCCGTCCGTGTCGATCAGCGCCGATGCCCCTTACTTTGCCCTCGCGGACGTGCTGGCGAACCCTGCCGCAGCCGTTGCCCGGCTGGCCGGCAAGATGCGCAAGGCATCGGCCGCCGATCTGCGGCAGGAACTGGTCGCCTGCCTGCGCCATACACTCGAGGAAGGCCACGCGTCCGCCAAGGAAATCCTGAGCGCGGAGCGCAATGGCCTCGCCTGTGCCCAGCGCCTGTCCGCGATGATGGACGGCATCGTCGGCTGCCTGCATGTGGCGGCGAGCGAGCACTTCTACCCTGCCGTAAACCCGTCCTCCTCCGAGCGGATCGCGGTCGTCGCCGTCGGCGGCTATGGCCGCGGTACACTGGCGCCCGGATCGGATGTCGACCTGCTCTTCCTGTTCCCGCACAAGCAGACGGCCTGGGGCGAGAGCGTGGTCGAGGCAATGCTCTATCCGCTCTGGGACCTGAAGCTGAAGGTCGGCCATTCCGTGCGCTCGGTCGACGACTGCATCCGCGAAGCGCGTGCCGACATGACGATCCGCACCGCCTTGCTCGAAGCCCGCTTCCTCACCGGAGACCGGGCGCTCTTCGACGAGATGGTGCAGCGCTTCGACGGCGAAGTGGTCGAGGGCTCGGCCCCCGCCTTCACCGAGGCCAAGCTCGCCGAACGCGAAGCGCGCGTGCGCCGCGCCGGATCATCGCGCTATCTCGTCGAGCCCAACGTCAAGGACGGCAAAGGCGGCTTGCGCGACCTCAACACATTGTTCTGGATCGCCAAATACGCCTACCGCGTCCATGACGCCGATGAACTGGTCACGGCCGGGCTGTTCGACCGCAAGGAACTGCTGATGTTCCAGCGCTCGGAGGAGTTCCTCTGGCGGGTGCGCTGCTGGATGCATTTCATCACAGGTCGGGCCGAGGAACGCCTCTCCTTCGATCTGCAGCGGCAGGTGGCGACGGCGATCGGCTATGCCGGTCGCAGCGGCCAGGCCCCGGTCGAGCGCTTCATGAAGGCCTATTTCCTGGTCGCGAAGGATGTCGGGGACCTGACCGCGATCGTCTGCGCTGCCCTGGAAGCGCGCCAGCAGAAGCCGCGGGCGAGCCTGTCGAGCCTGCTCGGCACCTTCACCAAGCGGCGGCAGGTGCGCGCGCTCGGCCACCCCGATTTCACGCTGAAAAGCCAGCGGCTCAACGTCGTTGACGGCGACGCCTTCAAGCGCGACCCCATCAACCTGCTCAGGCTCTATGAAATCGCCAGCCGGAACGACATTGCCATTCATCCCGATGCAAGCCGGCTGGTGACGCAGTCGCTCAAGCTGGTTACGTCGCATTTGCGCAACGATCGCGAGGCGAACCGGATCTTTCTCGACATCCTGACGTCACGGCGCTCGCCGGAAGCCGTGCTGCGCCGCATGAACGAATCCGGGCTGCTCGGCCGTTTCGTGCCCGAATTCGGGCGCGTCGTCGCGATGATGCAGTTCAATATGTATCACCACTACACCGTCGACGAGCATCTGATCCGGTCGATCGGCGTTCTCTCCGAAATCGAGGCCGGCGCGCTCGAAGCCGAGCATCCGCTCTCGAACTCTATCTTCCCGACCATCACCAATCGTCGCGCGCTCTATGTCGCGCTGTTTCTGCACGATATCGCCAAGGGCAAGCCGGAAGATCATTCGGAAGCCGGGAGCCGGATCGCGCGCAAGCTTTGTCCACGCTTCGGGCTCAGCGAGGCCCAGACCGAGACCGTCGCCTGGCTGGTCCAGCACCATCTCGACATGTCGACCGTCGCCCAGAGCCGCGACCTCGGCGACCCCAAGACGATCGAGAGCTTCGCGGCCACGGTGCAGACCCTCGAAAGGCTGAAGCTCCTCCTCATCCTGACGGTTGCCGATATCAAAGCGGTCGGGCCCGGTGTCTGGAACGGCTGGAAGGGCCAACTCCTGCGGACGCTCTACTACGAGACCGAAATCGTCCTGGCCGGCGGTCATTCCGGCATCGAGCGACGCGCGCGCGTCGAGCAGAAACAGGATGCGCTGAGGGCGGCGCTGGCCGACTGGAACGAGGAGGAACGCGAGGCCTATCTCGCGCGTCATTACCCGGCCTACTGGATCAAGGTCGACCTGCCGCGTCAGGAGAAGCAGGCGCGCTTCCTGCGCGGGGCCGAAGCGGAAGGACGCACCACGGCAACCCTGGTCGAGACCGACCAGTTCCGCGGCATCACGGAGCTGACCATTCTGGCGCCCGACCATCCGCGCCTGCTCGCCATCGTCACCGGCGCCTGCGCCGCGGCCGGCGGCAACATCGTCGATGCCCAGATCTTCACGACCACCGACGGCCTCGTGCTCGACACGATCTTCATCTCGCGCGCTTTCGAGCGCGATGACGACGAGCTGCGCCGGGCCGGCCGCATTGCCGCCGCGATCGAACGGGCGCTGAAGGGCGAGATCAAGATCGCCGATCTGGTGGCGCAGCGCCGCGCGCCGCCGCCGCGCGGCGCCACCTTCCAGGTCGCGCCGGAGGTGATCATCGACAACGTGCTCTCGACCCGGCACACTGTTCTGGAGGTTTCCGGCCTCGACCGCCCGGGCCTGCTCTACGATCTCACCACCGCGATCGGGAAGCTCAACCTCAATATTGCCTCGGCCCATATCGCCACGTTCGGCGAGAAGGCCGTCGACGTTTTCTACGTGACCGACCTGACCAACGCCAAGATCACGGGCACGGCGCGGCAGCTCAGCATCCGCAAGGCACTGCTGGAGGTTTTCGCCTTTGACCACGAGAAGGCGCAGGGCGGAAAGACGCGCGTGCCCGCCCGCGCTTGATTTCGCCGACCACAAGGCCGATATCGGCCTCGAACGCTGTCGCGCTCCCGAGTGACGACCAGCCCCATGATTTGAATTGGATGAGGCGATGACGCGGAACCCTGCGACCGACGAACCGAACCCGGACATGGCCGCCCAGATGGCCGCCCAAGAGGCAAACGAGCCGGCCCCACTCGAGTCCGGGCTCGAAGCCCAGCTCGGGCAGGTCGAGGCCGAGCGCAACGACCTCAAGGACAAGCTGCTACGCACCCTGGCCGACATGGAGAACCTGCGTCGGCGCACCGAGCGAGAGATTGCCGACGCCAAGGCCTATGCGGTGACGAGCTTTGCGCGAGACCTGCTCGGTTCGGCCGACAATCTACGCCGCGCGCTCGAGAGCCTGCCGGAGACCGCTCGCACCGAGGGCGAAGCGGCTCTGAAGGCGCTGGTCGAAGGTGTCGAGCTCACCGAACGCGAACTGCTGAAGACCCTGGAACGCCACGGCGTGCGCCGCATCGATCCCCATGGCGAGAAGTTCGACCCACATCTGCACCAGGCCATGTTCGAGGCGCCCGACGCCGGCATCGCCAAGGGCCTTGTCTCGAAAGTCGTGCAGACCGGCTACAAGATCGGCGAGCGCGTGCTCCGGCCGGCCTTGGTCGGCGTCTCCGCCGGCGCTCCGAAGGCGCCTTCGGCCGAGGCCGGCGGCGACACCAATACAGGCCACTGAACCGTGCTGGAGGCTGCCGGCGTTGCCGTCTTCGCATTGACGGGAGCGTTGGTCGCGGTCCGCAAGGGGATGGATCCCTTCGGGTTCATCCTGCTTGCGACCGTTACCGGCGTCGGCGGCGGCACCTTGCGCGATCTCGTGCTCGACCGCGGCGTCGGCTGGGTGCAGGCGCCGTCGGACGTGATCGTCTGCACCATCGTCGCGCTTGCCGCCTGGGCAACCGCCTATTTTCGCCCCGGCATGCTTGATGGCTGGATGGGCAAGCGCATGCTCGTCTGGGCCGATGCCGCGGGGCTTGCCCTCTTCGCGGTCGTCGGCACGCAGAAGGCGCTGATGGCCGGCGTCCCGGTCCTCTCGGCGGTGGCGCTGGGAGCCGTGACCGCCTCTTTCGGCGGCATCCTGCGCGACATCCTCGCCGGCGACAGGCCGATGGTGCTGTGGAGCCGGGATTTCTACGTTACGGCGGCAGCGACCGGCGCAACCATGACGGCGATCCTCTCCGGTCTCGGCGTCAGCCCGCTCCTGGTGATGCTGGGGGGCATAGCAGCCGGATTTGGCTTGCGCGCCGGCTCGATCCTGCTCGGCTGGTCGTTTCCGAGCCTGCCCGGCTCAGGCTCTGCCTGATCAGCCGCCGGGCTTCGTCACACGCCGCAAGGTCAGATTGATCCGCCCCCCCTGCGGCAGCAGGGCTGACGAGCCCGCCAGAATCCTGTCGATGCCGTGATAGGCGAGGCGTGCCTCGCCACCGAAGAGCAATGCATCGCCCGAGGCAAGTTTCAGCGAGAGGGTCTTGCCGCCGCGTTCCGTGCCGCCGATCCTGAAGACCGCCGTGTCGCCGAGCGATAGCGACAGTACCGGCGCATCGAACTCCAGCTCGTCACGATCCTGGTGCAGGCCCATCTTCGCGCTCGCCTCGTAGAAATTGACCAGGCAGGCCTCGGGAGGGTGCGGGTAGCCGGCAAGCGCACGCCAGGCGTCGAGCAGCACGGCCGGCATCGGCGGCCAGGGCGCGCCTGTCTCGGGATGCTCGGGCTGGTAGCGATAGCCGGCCAGATCCGACACCCATCCCAGCGAGCCGCAATTGGTCATTCGCACGGAGAACGGCTTGCCCGTCTTCGGCATTCGCGGTGAGAAGAATGGCGCCTGCCGGGCAACTTCGCGCAGTTCGGCCAGTAGCGCCGCCTGCGCCTGGGGTGAAAGATAGCCCGGCCAATGAAACACGCCGGGAGCCACGGCAAGCCTGGTCACGAGCGCGCCGTCACAGCGTATCAAGGCCGAGGACGTCAGCCATCGAGTAGAGGCCGGGCTTGCGCGCCCTGCCCCAGAGCGCCGCCTTGACCGCGCCTTGCGCGAACAGGCCACGGTCCTCGGCGACATGCGCCAGTTCCAGCCGCTCGCCCGCACCAGCGAAGATGACCTTGTGGTCGCCCACGACGGTGCCGCCGCGCAGCGCAGCAAACCCGATCGCGCCCGGCGGGCGGACGCCGGTATGGCCATCGCGCGAGGCGATGCGGGTCTCAGCGAGCGAGACGTCCCGTCCCTGTGCCGCGGCCTCGCCGAGCAGCACCGCCGTGCCCGATGGCGCATCGACCTTCATCCGGTGATGCATCTCAACGATCTCGATATCCCAGTCCGTACCCAGCGTGGCAGAAACCTTGCGGACCAGGGCTGCCAGCAGGTTCACGCCGAGGCTCATATTGCCGGAGCGGATGATCGCAGCATGGCGTGCAGCCGCCTCGAGCCTGGCGAGATGGACCGGCCCCATGCCCGTGGTTCCCACGACATGGACGATGCGTGCCTGCGCGGCGAGGGCCGCAAAAGCGACCGTGGCCTCAGGTGCCGTGAAATCCAGCACCCCCTCGGCTTCGACGAAGGCCGGCAGCGCATCGTCGGTCACCGGCACGCCCAGTGCCGGCAAGCCCGCCAGAATGCCGGCATCCTGCCCCAGCGCTGCGGAGCCGGAACGCTCGATCGCGGCCGAAACGGTGCAGCCCTCGGCCTCGGTGATCGCCTTGATCAGCATTCGCCCCATGCGCCCGGCGGCGCCGACAACGACGAGACGCATGTCGCTCATGAGGGGAAGCTCCTGACCAGTCGGGGATGGTGACGCAGCGGCTATAGAGCATCGCCGCATCCCGCGAAACCACTCTGCCTACGTACCGCAGCAGAGGCGCTCCCCGGAAGATGGACAAGGCCGGCCTGCACGGCGCCGAAACGAAAAACGGCCGGGGAAGCTCCCCGGCCGTCGATCCTTGCTATGATGCCTGTCGCGTCAGGCAGCCTGCTGGATGCCCGAGAGCTTCCAGTCACCGCCGCGCGAGCGCACGAAGGTCCAGTGTTCCGTGACCTCCTGCGGGACGGTCGCGTTGCCCTCGACGATGCGACCGGTGGCGCGCTCGGTCAGCGCGTTGATCAGACTGAAGCGCATCGCAACGGTTGCGTACTCGAAATCGTCCTCGCGCCAGGCTTCCGAGAGATCGCCCTGCAGCAGCTTGACGTCGGAAACCCGGTCAACCAGGCCCTTGGCGGCGTTCTCGGCAATGTCATCAGCGAAATAGCCGGCCATCTCGGGCGTCAGCTTCTCGCGGAGGACCTGCTGGTTCTCATTCGAATAGGCCGTGTTCACTTCGCCGAGCAGCCGCTCGAAGCTGCTGAAATCCTCGCCTGCGAGCGTGATCTCGACCGGCTTGGACGCCGCGCGCGGCGCGCCGCCACCGAGGCCGCCCATCGCAGACATGCGCGGACTCGGCTGAGGCTGGGAAGCCTCACGCGACATCGGTCCGCCAGCGGTGGCGAGCTGCGGCTCGGACCGGCGACGGAAGAAGCGCATCGCAAGGAAGATCAGGCCGCCAATCAGCGCGATCTGCAGCAGGAACCCGAAGATGCCGGCCAGCGAAGCCAGCCCGCTGAAGAAGCCCGAACCCGAAAGCATGCCGAACAGGCCCGCGCCGAGCAGGCCGGCGCCGACACCCATCATCAGGTTACGTGCCATGGACGGACGCGCCGCCTGTGCGGCAGCACCCGCCGCGCCAGCGGCCGGACCTGCCATAGACGGAGACGGCGCCGGAGCAGCGCTACGCTGGAAAGGCTGCGCGCCCGTCGGCGCTGTGTTCGTCGGGGCCGGAGCCGAATTGGTACGCGTGCCGCGGCTGCCGAAACCCTTGCCGCCGCCAGGACGAGCCTCGGCCAGCACGGGAACGAGCAAAAGCGCACCAGCGACCACGGCGACGACCCGGCCACGCCGAGCAAGTGAAATCAGTGACATGGTTCCTCCCGGAGCCCCCTTTGGGCTCGCTGCCGGGAAATATGGCGCGCGCCCTGCCCTTGCGCAAGGTCGGGGTGGCCAAGCGCGTGAGCCAAAATAATAATCAATGTTTCATGTGAGGCCCGGAGCCGTGCTAAACTGGCTCATTCGCCCAATCGCCCGTGCGCGGGCCGGCGAAGGAGTGTGCCATGATCCGGATGTCACGGAGGCCGCGCCAGAAAGCATCGCACGCGCTGCGCTGCCTCGCCCTTGCCACGCTGCTCACACTTGCCCCGTTCGCAGCATCGAGAGCGGGGGAAGCAGCTGTAGCTCTTGACCCACCACGCCTCGCGCAGGCGCCCGAGCCGCTCTGCTTCTGCTGGAGCGACGGTCGGAAGATTGCGGAAGGGCTGACCGCCTGCATCAAGACGACGCAGGGGCGGCGGCTCGCCGAATGCGGCCGGGTCATCAACATGATGTCCTGGCGGGTCACGGATAACCCCTGCCCGGAAAGCTGATCGGCCCATTCCGGCAAAAGAAAAACGCCGCCGAACCCTTGTTCGACGGCGTCTTTTTCAAACGCTCTTGTGGTCCATTCGACTTAAGACTGACGGCAGTCAGAACGCACCCAACACGATGGCGATCATGAACACAAAGGCCGCGCCCATCGCCAACCGGTCGAGACTCAGCGTGAGGCTCATCGCATCCTCCTTTGTCATTGACCTGTCACCGAAGCTAGCAGAACTGACGATGGCCGCAAGGGGGCTGCGCCGTGACGGCAGCGTGGCAGAACCTATTGTATCCCTAACAGTTCATTAAAGCATTGATTTGATTTGTGGACAAAGAAGATCATCTCCTTGAGGCAACAAGTCTTTCCAAGGCCTTCGCCACAGCAATGACGCGCTCATCCGCGCCGAAACGACCGATGATCTGAACCCCCACCGGCAATCCGCGAGGCCCCGTCGTCACTGGAATCGTCAGGCATGGCGTGCCGAGCAATGTCCACAATCGGTTGAAGCGGGAATCGCCGGTCGAGCCCAGCGTATCCGGCGCTTCGCCCGGCGCGGCATAGCTCAAGACGACGTCGACCCCGGCGAAGAGGTCACGGCAGGCATCACGCCCGCGGCGCGATAACGCACGGGCTTCGTCGTACTGCATCGGCGAAACGGCTCCCGCCGCATCGAGATAGGCC includes:
- the grpE gene encoding nucleotide exchange factor GrpE, yielding MTRNPATDEPNPDMAAQMAAQEANEPAPLESGLEAQLGQVEAERNDLKDKLLRTLADMENLRRRTEREIADAKAYAVTSFARDLLGSADNLRRALESLPETARTEGEAALKALVEGVELTERELLKTLERHGVRRIDPHGEKFDPHLHQAMFEAPDAGIAKGLVSKVVQTGYKIGERVLRPALVGVSAGAPKAPSAEAGGDTNTGH
- a CDS encoding ABC transporter permease → MSTLGLDTAAEGRVQPDVLRKPRSLGLAGLLLPLLLAALWEFLVGAGLANGRLMPPPSVVGKTLWQLAVSGELLTHASATLWRVAAGFGLGAAVGTLLGALTGALPLARSVLDPTLQALRAIPSIAWVPLFILWFGIFEASKVALIAVGVFFPVYLGVAAAILSTDRKIIEVGRVFRLGRFAMVRRVLLPAILPAWFTALRSGLGLGFMFVVAAEIMGASEGLGYLLVDGQQLGRPDTIIAAIIAFAVLGKLADGLLLAITRPFLAWQDLGRDKL
- a CDS encoding alpha-ketoglutarate-dependent dioxygenase AlkB — translated: MTRLAVAPGVFHWPGYLSPQAQAALLAELREVARQAPFFSPRMPKTGKPFSVRMTNCGSLGWVSDLAGYRYQPEHPETGAPWPPMPAVLLDAWRALAGYPHPPEACLVNFYEASAKMGLHQDRDELEFDAPVLSLSLGDTAVFRIGGTERGGKTLSLKLASGDALLFGGEARLAYHGIDRILAGSSALLPQGGRINLTLRRVTKPGG
- a CDS encoding trimeric intracellular cation channel family protein, whose amino-acid sequence is MLEAAGVAVFALTGALVAVRKGMDPFGFILLATVTGVGGGTLRDLVLDRGVGWVQAPSDVIVCTIVALAAWATAYFRPGMLDGWMGKRMLVWADAAGLALFAVVGTQKALMAGVPVLSAVALGAVTASFGGILRDILAGDRPMVLWSRDFYVTAAATGATMTAILSGLGVSPLLVMLGGIAAGFGLRAGSILLGWSFPSLPGSGSA
- a CDS encoding DNA recombination protein RmuC; this encodes MNGIAFTLLERPVTWSEAALAFAGSSLFLLVLVALSLWRSSRGRAIEAVVAAERAREMDDKVAEMNRMQAELTGRMQTMAEILSTRQADLARLVAERMDGLRQQVGSGLEQNVRQTTESLGKLQERLAVIDAAQKNLTDLTSEVVTLKDVLSNKQARGAYGQGRMEAIIRDGLPAAFFSFQPTLSNRNRPDCLVTLPGDGRGLVIDAKFPLESFTMLREARGDEAKKAAGVRVRSDVGQHVKDIAERYFVPGETQDMALLFVPSESIYADLHEHFDDVIQKAHRARITVVSPSLLALAIQLMQSLIRDARMREEARVIQTEVGRLLTDVRRLGERAEKLDQHFRQAQEDVAGIRTSAGKITSRGDKIGALEFDEPAKSEPTLPFAKGLELKAAE
- a CDS encoding aliphatic sulfonate ABC transporter substrate-binding protein, producing MKAVSRRLVLAGLAAAGAGLGALSANAQAPKEIRIDYATYNPVSLVLKERGTLEKALAPEGITVRWVQSAGSNKALEFLNAGSIDFGSTAGAAALIGKINGNPIKSIYVYSRPEWTALVTGAKSEITRVADLKGKRVAVTRGTDPHIFLVRALAEAKLTEKDVKLVLLQHADGRLALERGDVDAWAGLDPLMAAAEIESGAKLFHRKAEDNTWGILNVREAFANEHPALVRKVLAAYEEARAYALANRAELKKVLVDYTKLSDAVIERQLTRTELTHSAIGQAQADTILAAGLALKEAGVLPATTDIKAVVDNLLDRRFAAASN
- a CDS encoding OsmC family protein; amino-acid sequence: MDVTALRALQAPLKDKYREAPDAAVITLKARGELDDQHIACKVETGRAIALAGLHPATGGTGAELCSGDMLLEALVACAGVTLKAVATALEIELKKGTVRAEGDLDFRGTLGVVKDAPVGFKAIRLSFDVESDAPQDKLDTLLKLTERYCVVFQTLNVKPELSAVLNRG
- a CDS encoding ABC transporter ATP-binding protein — translated: MLSFDSLSKTYADGTQALSAVTATVAAGEILALVGGSGCGKTTLLRLVAGLDQPSAGRVSLDGEAILAPRADVGVIFQEPRLFPWLSVSENVSFGLSHLTPFAREGLVANALVRVGLAGYEKRWPRELSGGQQQRVAIARALVTRPKLLLMDEPFSALDATTRASLHGHLLALWEESRPTVVMVTHDVEEAVTLADRIIVMQPNPGRIFDEFDNPLARPRDRLSPAFEASKREVLRTLDRSLTDGEPHQHKAAETAGMWW
- a CDS encoding [protein-PII] uridylyltransferase, which codes for MPSVSISADAPYFALADVLANPAAAVARLAGKMRKASAADLRQELVACLRHTLEEGHASAKEILSAERNGLACAQRLSAMMDGIVGCLHVAASEHFYPAVNPSSSERIAVVAVGGYGRGTLAPGSDVDLLFLFPHKQTAWGESVVEAMLYPLWDLKLKVGHSVRSVDDCIREARADMTIRTALLEARFLTGDRALFDEMVQRFDGEVVEGSAPAFTEAKLAEREARVRRAGSSRYLVEPNVKDGKGGLRDLNTLFWIAKYAYRVHDADELVTAGLFDRKELLMFQRSEEFLWRVRCWMHFITGRAEERLSFDLQRQVATAIGYAGRSGQAPVERFMKAYFLVAKDVGDLTAIVCAALEARQQKPRASLSSLLGTFTKRRQVRALGHPDFTLKSQRLNVVDGDAFKRDPINLLRLYEIASRNDIAIHPDASRLVTQSLKLVTSHLRNDREANRIFLDILTSRRSPEAVLRRMNESGLLGRFVPEFGRVVAMMQFNMYHHYTVDEHLIRSIGVLSEIEAGALEAEHPLSNSIFPTITNRRALYVALFLHDIAKGKPEDHSEAGSRIARKLCPRFGLSEAQTETVAWLVQHHLDMSTVAQSRDLGDPKTIESFAATVQTLERLKLLLILTVADIKAVGPGVWNGWKGQLLRTLYYETEIVLAGGHSGIERRARVEQKQDALRAALADWNEEEREAYLARHYPAYWIKVDLPRQEKQARFLRGAEAEGRTTATLVETDQFRGITELTILAPDHPRLLAIVTGACAAAGGNIVDAQIFTTTDGLVLDTIFISRAFERDDDELRRAGRIAAAIERALKGEIKIADLVAQRRAPPPRGATFQVAPEVIIDNVLSTRHTVLEVSGLDRPGLLYDLTTAIGKLNLNIASAHIATFGEKAVDVFYVTDLTNAKITGTARQLSIRKALLEVFAFDHEKAQGGKTRVPARA